One region of Cryptosporangium phraense genomic DNA includes:
- a CDS encoding acyl-CoA dehydrogenase, which produces MSDMADLAELRRVFDGHWGWVRDEAREALRRPEFGLAGTLGLDEHRQHVWEQLQQLAKVGHSRLGFPTRYGGAGDTGASVVSFEMLGYGDLSLMVKSGVQWGLFGGAIQALGTERHHAEYLPAVMSLELPGCFAMTETGHGSDVQHLLTTATYDPGTREFVVETPVEAARKDYIGGAARDARLAVVFAQLMTNTETHGVHAFLVPIRDDHGNPCSGVRIEDCGGKAGLTGVDNGRLWFDRVRIPRENLLDRYGQVAEDGTYSSPIENAGRRFFTMLGTLVRGRISVGGGAGSATQTALSIAIRYGEVRRQFSAPGQDREVVLLDYLAHQRALLPALAKTYALRFAQEGLVRTLDELQPGDGVPPHSVKKDADVEQRELEARAAGLKAIATWHASATIQACREACGGAGYLTENRLPQLRADTDVFTTFEGDNRVLLQLVAKGLLTGYRDEVGDLDAFGMARFYADQVWELVAERTSARNLLGRFGESDLRDREWQLALFEDREKHVLEGLAKRLRKAGEPGADPFAVFNDAQDHVLRLARVHVERILLEAFSAAVEGCEDDGVRALLDRVCSLFALSTIEADLAWFLGHGRLTPGRAKRVTGEVNALCQEVRPDALLLVDGFGIPEDWLDAPIAQGAEAARQAEALG; this is translated from the coding sequence ATGAGCGACATGGCGGATCTCGCGGAGCTGCGTCGGGTGTTCGACGGGCACTGGGGGTGGGTGCGCGACGAGGCGCGCGAGGCCCTTCGGCGGCCCGAGTTCGGGCTGGCCGGCACCCTCGGGCTGGACGAGCACCGGCAGCACGTCTGGGAGCAGCTGCAGCAGCTGGCCAAGGTCGGCCACTCCCGGCTCGGCTTCCCGACCAGGTACGGCGGCGCGGGCGACACCGGGGCCTCCGTCGTCTCGTTCGAGATGCTCGGGTACGGCGACCTCTCGCTGATGGTGAAGTCCGGCGTCCAGTGGGGGCTGTTCGGCGGCGCGATCCAGGCGCTGGGCACCGAGCGGCACCACGCCGAGTACCTGCCCGCGGTCATGAGCCTCGAGCTCCCGGGCTGCTTCGCGATGACCGAGACCGGCCACGGGTCGGACGTCCAGCACCTGCTCACGACCGCCACCTACGACCCGGGGACGCGCGAGTTCGTCGTCGAGACCCCGGTCGAGGCGGCCCGCAAGGACTACATCGGCGGGGCGGCCCGCGATGCCCGGCTCGCGGTGGTGTTCGCGCAGCTCATGACGAACACCGAGACCCACGGCGTGCACGCGTTCCTCGTCCCCATCCGGGACGACCACGGCAACCCCTGTTCGGGCGTCCGAATCGAGGACTGCGGCGGGAAGGCCGGGCTGACCGGCGTCGACAACGGGCGGCTGTGGTTCGACCGGGTCCGGATCCCGCGGGAGAACCTGCTCGACCGCTACGGCCAGGTCGCCGAGGACGGCACGTACTCCTCGCCGATCGAGAACGCCGGCCGTCGGTTCTTCACGATGCTCGGCACGCTGGTCCGCGGCCGGATCAGCGTCGGCGGTGGCGCCGGGTCCGCGACCCAGACCGCACTGTCGATCGCGATCCGCTACGGCGAGGTCCGCCGCCAGTTCTCCGCTCCCGGTCAGGACCGCGAGGTGGTCCTGCTCGACTATCTGGCCCACCAGCGCGCGCTCCTGCCCGCGCTCGCCAAGACCTACGCTCTGCGCTTCGCGCAGGAAGGCCTCGTCCGGACGTTGGACGAACTGCAGCCGGGGGACGGTGTTCCGCCGCACAGCGTAAAAAAAGATGCGGACGTCGAGCAGAGGGAACTGGAAGCGCGCGCAGCGGGCTTGAAGGCCATCGCGACCTGGCACGCGTCAGCGACCATCCAGGCGTGCCGGGAGGCCTGCGGAGGGGCGGGCTACCTGACCGAGAACCGCCTTCCGCAGCTGCGGGCCGACACGGACGTGTTCACGACGTTCGAGGGCGACAACCGGGTGCTGTTGCAGCTGGTCGCGAAGGGTCTGCTGACCGGCTACCGGGACGAAGTCGGGGACCTGGACGCGTTCGGGATGGCGCGGTTCTACGCCGACCAGGTGTGGGAGCTGGTGGCCGAGCGGACGTCGGCGCGCAACCTCCTGGGCCGGTTCGGCGAATCGGACCTCCGCGACCGGGAGTGGCAGCTGGCGCTGTTCGAGGATCGGGAGAAGCACGTCCTGGAGGGGCTGGCCAAGCGGCTGCGCAAGGCGGGCGAGCCCGGAGCCGACCCGTTCGCGGTCTTCAACGACGCGCAGGACCACGTTCTGCGGCTGGCCCGTGTCCACGTCGAGCGGATCCTTCTGGAGGCGTTCTCGGCCGCCGTGGAGGGCTGCGAGGACGACGGCGTGCGCGCGCTGCTCGACCGGGTCTGCTCGCTGTTCGCGCTGTCGACGATCGAGGCGGACCTGGCCTGGTTCCTCGGCCACGGCCGGCTGACGCCGGGCCGGGCCAAGCGGGTCACCGGCGAGGTGAACGCGCTCTGCCAGGAGGTCCGGCCGGACGCGCTGCTGCTGGTGGACGGGTTCGGCATCCCCGAGGACTGGCTCGACGCGCCGATCGCCCAAGGTGCCGAAGCGGCGCGCCAGGCCGAGGCGCTCGGGTGA
- a CDS encoding RNA polymerase sigma factor — MEPGSDEDLLRAVAVGDATALSRLYERHAGALFGYLHRLAGDRMVAEEVLQDTMLAVWRSAGTFSGRAKVRTWLFGVARRQAHNRLRGRFAPEPTDLPDRPDVGAGPEELAIAAAGGTPVAAAIELLPAHHRDVIALVFVAGLPLADVAEVLAIPVGTVKSRLFHARAAVAAALTAQEVSE, encoded by the coding sequence GTGGAGCCGGGCAGCGACGAGGACTTACTGCGGGCGGTCGCCGTCGGTGACGCGACCGCGCTGTCCCGGCTGTACGAGCGGCACGCGGGCGCGCTGTTCGGCTACCTCCACCGGCTGGCCGGTGACCGGATGGTCGCCGAGGAGGTCCTCCAGGACACGATGCTCGCGGTCTGGCGCTCGGCCGGCACGTTCTCCGGGCGCGCAAAGGTGAGGACGTGGCTGTTCGGGGTGGCCCGGCGTCAGGCCCACAACCGGCTGCGAGGCCGGTTCGCGCCCGAGCCCACCGATCTCCCCGACCGGCCCGACGTGGGCGCCGGGCCCGAAGAACTGGCGATCGCGGCCGCCGGAGGCACCCCGGTGGCCGCGGCGATCGAGTTGCTGCCCGCCCACCACCGGGACGTGATCGCGCTGGTGTTCGTGGCCGGCCTGCCGCTGGCCGACGTCGCCGAGGTGCTGGCGATCCCGGTCGGCACGGTGAAGAGCCGGCTGTTCCACGCCCGAGCCGCCGTCGCCGCGGCGCTCACCGCCCAGGAGGTGTCCGAGTGA
- a CDS encoding ABC transporter permease, protein MTSLLERKRDRIDQTARGQSLTRSAFQRLSRNPVAILGAIIVLLFVLVAIFAPLLAPKDPYVRYLIDEVRQNSPLPARDGFPLGADQNGRDVLSRLIVGSRQSLLVGVLATTAGLVVGMLIGGLAGAVGGWVDTVLMRFVDILLSVPSLLLAISIAAVFKSASQWTVIAAVAVVSVPIFARLLRGAMLAQRHADHVLAARSLGVKESSIVLRHMLPNSLSAVIVQATLTLATSIIDAAALSFLGLGDADPNRAEWGAMLGDAQTYFDIQPSLAVWPALCIIVVALGFTLFGESLREALDPKNRR, encoded by the coding sequence TTGACAAGCCTCCTCGAACGTAAGCGCGACCGCATCGATCAGACCGCCCGGGGTCAGAGCCTCACCCGCTCCGCGTTCCAGCGGCTCTCCCGCAACCCGGTCGCGATCCTCGGCGCGATCATCGTGCTGCTGTTCGTGCTGGTCGCGATCTTCGCGCCGCTGCTCGCGCCGAAGGACCCGTACGTCCGGTACCTGATCGACGAGGTGCGCCAGAACTCGCCGCTGCCGGCTCGCGACGGATTCCCGCTCGGCGCCGACCAGAACGGCCGCGACGTGCTCAGCCGGCTGATCGTCGGCTCCCGCCAGTCGCTGCTGGTCGGCGTGCTGGCCACCACGGCCGGGCTGGTCGTCGGCATGCTGATCGGTGGCCTGGCCGGCGCGGTCGGCGGCTGGGTCGACACGGTCCTGATGCGGTTCGTCGACATCCTGCTGTCGGTGCCGAGCCTGTTGCTCGCGATCTCGATCGCGGCGGTCTTCAAGAGCGCCAGCCAATGGACGGTCATCGCCGCGGTCGCGGTCGTCTCGGTGCCGATCTTCGCCCGGCTGTTGCGCGGCGCGATGCTCGCCCAGCGACACGCCGACCACGTGCTGGCGGCCCGCTCGCTGGGCGTCAAAGAGTCCTCGATCGTGCTCCGGCACATGCTGCCGAACTCGCTGTCCGCGGTGATCGTTCAGGCCACGCTGACGCTGGCCACCTCGATCATCGACGCGGCCGCGCTCTCGTTCCTCGGCCTCGGCGACGCCGACCCGAACCGCGCCGAGTGGGGCGCGATGCTCGGCGATGCCCAGACGTACTTCGACATCCAGCCGTCGCTGGCGGTCTGGCCCGCGCTCTGCATCATCGTGGTCGCGCTGGGCTTCACCCTGTTCGGTGAGTCGCTGCGCGAGGCCCTCGACCCCAAGAACCGGCGGTAA
- a CDS encoding ABC transporter ATP-binding protein, which yields MALLEVKDLTVTFGRRGEKPVRAVDGVSFSVEPGQTVGLVGESGCGKSVTSLAIMGLLPKRGVDVGGTATFEDVDLLKLPAKQMRDRRGKDIGMVFQDPLSSLNPVIPIGKQVTEVLERHRGMHRGEARAEATDLLKAVGIPDPERRLKDYPHHLSGGMRQRALIAIALACRPRLLIADEPTTALDVTVQAQILALLERLVDEVGSALVLITHDLGVVAGLCDSVNVLYAGKVVEKTDRYRLFAQPRHPYTAGLLGSVPRLDAPRGQALTPIRGSVADAIPWESGCAFAPRCDNKIDRCTAESPQLEPDAEDRRLLRCFNPVEAPAVEEVAR from the coding sequence ATGGCGCTCCTCGAGGTCAAGGACCTGACCGTCACGTTCGGCCGCCGCGGCGAGAAGCCGGTGCGGGCCGTGGACGGTGTCAGCTTCAGCGTCGAGCCCGGCCAGACGGTCGGGCTGGTCGGCGAGTCCGGCTGCGGCAAGTCGGTCACGTCGCTGGCGATCATGGGCCTGCTGCCCAAGCGGGGCGTCGACGTGGGTGGCACGGCCACCTTCGAAGACGTCGACCTGCTGAAACTGCCGGCCAAGCAGATGCGGGACCGGCGCGGCAAGGACATCGGCATGGTGTTCCAGGACCCGCTGAGCTCGCTGAACCCGGTCATCCCGATCGGCAAGCAGGTGACCGAGGTGCTCGAGCGGCACCGCGGGATGCACCGCGGCGAGGCTCGGGCCGAGGCGACCGACCTCCTCAAGGCGGTCGGGATCCCCGACCCGGAGCGGCGCCTGAAGGACTACCCGCACCACCTCTCCGGCGGTATGCGTCAGCGTGCGTTGATCGCGATCGCCCTCGCCTGCCGACCGCGTCTGCTCATCGCCGACGAGCCCACCACTGCTCTGGACGTGACGGTGCAGGCCCAGATCCTGGCCCTGCTCGAGCGTCTGGTGGACGAGGTGGGCAGCGCGCTGGTGCTCATCACGCACGACCTCGGAGTGGTCGCCGGGCTGTGCGACAGCGTCAACGTGCTCTACGCCGGGAAGGTGGTCGAGAAGACCGACCGGTACCGGCTGTTCGCGCAGCCCCGACACCCGTACACGGCGGGCCTGCTCGGGTCGGTGCCCCGCCTGGACGCCCCGCGCGGGCAGGCCCTCACGCCGATCCGCGGGTCGGTGGCGGACGCGATCCCGTGGGAGTCCGGCTGCGCGTTCGCGCCGCGGTGCGACAACAAGATCGACCGCTGCACGGCGGAGAGCCCGCAGCTCGAGCCCGACGCCGAGGACCGTCGGCTGCTGCGATGCTTCAACCCGGTGGAAGCGCCGGCCGTCGAGGAGGTTGCCCGATGA
- a CDS encoding DUF742 domain-containing protein has translation MSTEYVDQSGPLVRPYAMTGGRTRPRVDIAMEALVTATARGDREAGSARHEWQKIVELCQQVQSLAEIAAYLGTPLGVARVIVGDMAEAGMLDVHEPGRLDDQLGTYLLERVLSGLRKL, from the coding sequence ATGAGTACCGAGTACGTCGATCAAAGCGGGCCGCTGGTGCGCCCGTACGCGATGACCGGTGGTCGAACCAGACCACGGGTCGACATCGCGATGGAGGCACTGGTCACGGCCACCGCCCGTGGTGACCGTGAGGCCGGATCGGCCCGGCACGAGTGGCAGAAGATCGTCGAGCTCTGTCAACAAGTGCAGTCGCTGGCAGAGATCGCGGCGTATCTTGGCACTCCTCTCGGGGTCGCCCGAGTGATCGTCGGCGACATGGCCGAGGCTGGAATGCTGGACGTGCACGAGCCCGGCAGGCTCGACGACCAGCTCGGAACGTACCTGCTGGAAAGGGTGCTCAGTGGACTTCGGAAGCTCTAA
- a CDS encoding GTP-binding protein, producing the protein MDFGSSNPGRPAPRVAASRATSAKIVIAGGFGVGKTTLVGSVSEIRPLTTEAVMTAAAIDVDDASKIPGKNTTTVAMDFGRITLDEDLILYLFGTPGQTRFWFMWDELVRGAIGAVVLVDTRRLADCFAAVDFFEQRGLPYVVGLNCFDGIQPYTTQDVRDALTIGQEVPIINCDARGRDSTKALLISLVEYVLRLRGAAPAGVGS; encoded by the coding sequence GTGGACTTCGGAAGCTCTAACCCCGGCCGCCCGGCGCCGCGGGTTGCGGCGAGCCGCGCCACCTCCGCCAAGATCGTCATCGCTGGCGGGTTCGGTGTCGGCAAGACCACGCTCGTCGGCTCGGTCTCGGAGATCCGCCCGCTCACGACCGAGGCGGTGATGACTGCCGCCGCGATCGACGTCGACGACGCCTCGAAGATCCCCGGCAAGAACACCACCACGGTGGCGATGGACTTCGGCCGTATCACGCTCGACGAGGACCTGATCCTGTATCTGTTCGGTACCCCCGGGCAGACGCGGTTCTGGTTCATGTGGGACGAGCTGGTGCGCGGGGCCATCGGTGCGGTCGTTCTCGTCGACACCCGGCGGCTGGCCGACTGCTTCGCGGCCGTCGACTTCTTCGAGCAGCGCGGGCTGCCGTACGTCGTCGGTCTGAACTGCTTCGACGGCATCCAGCCGTACACGACGCAGGACGTGCGGGACGCGCTGACGATCGGCCAGGAAGTGCCGATCATCAACTGCGACGCCCGTGGCCGCGACTCGACGAAGGCGCTGCTGATCTCGCTCGTCGAGTACGTTTTACGCCTGCGTGGCGCGGCTCCGGCCGGCGTCGGCAGCTGA
- a CDS encoding zf-HC2 domain-containing protein gives MKDLLPAYAAGSLSDAEREKVRAHLADCPRCRADLAAWETIADATPTIRPPDPARLVRTVLTRSALESPAERPARRRLRYLGGLVLAEVRLVRLAVPVASALVMALGVALVLLQGDFGPEGSAGLVLSLIAPIVAAAGIAGTYRSRRDPVAELIAAAPTSGRLLLLVRVTLVFGYDLALAGAASILLAVTGTSGTAGLNTLVGAWLGPMALLSSLSLLIAVRFGPDIALGAAVGLWAVRVLSDSVLTHNAWPARLVLDLWSTNGPVLTASVVVLIAAMVLASGEPFSARRATHLL, from the coding sequence GTGAAAGACCTGCTGCCGGCTTACGCGGCCGGCTCGCTGAGCGACGCGGAACGCGAGAAGGTCCGCGCCCACCTGGCGGACTGCCCACGGTGCCGCGCCGACCTCGCCGCCTGGGAGACGATCGCCGACGCCACACCGACGATTCGGCCCCCGGACCCGGCCCGGCTCGTGCGGACCGTGCTCACCCGGAGTGCGCTGGAGAGCCCGGCCGAGCGCCCGGCGCGAAGGCGGCTGCGGTACCTGGGCGGGCTGGTACTGGCCGAGGTGCGGCTCGTCCGGCTCGCCGTGCCGGTCGCGTCGGCGCTGGTGATGGCACTCGGGGTGGCGCTCGTCCTGCTCCAAGGCGACTTCGGGCCGGAGGGCAGCGCCGGCCTGGTGCTCAGCCTGATCGCGCCGATCGTCGCGGCGGCCGGTATCGCGGGCACCTACCGCTCCCGGCGGGATCCGGTCGCCGAGCTGATCGCGGCCGCGCCGACGTCGGGGCGGTTGCTGCTGCTCGTCCGGGTCACGCTGGTGTTCGGTTACGACCTGGCACTCGCGGGCGCGGCGTCGATCCTGCTGGCCGTCACCGGCACGTCCGGGACCGCCGGGCTGAACACGCTGGTCGGGGCCTGGCTCGGACCGATGGCGCTGCTGTCGTCGCTGAGCCTGCTGATCGCGGTCCGGTTCGGGCCGGACATCGCGCTGGGGGCCGCGGTGGGGCTGTGGGCCGTGCGGGTGCTCTCGGACAGCGTCCTGACCCACAACGCGTGGCCGGCCCGGCTGGTACTCGACCTCTGGTCCACGAACGGGCCGGTGCTGACGGCCAGCGTCGTCGTCCTGATCGCGGCGATGGTGCTCGCCAGCGGTGAACCGTTCAGCGCCCGGCGCGCTACCCACCTGCTGTGA
- the leuA gene encoding 2-isopropylmalate synthase codes for MSFKNPQRPSGMPIHRYTPFTPIDLPDRTWQTKTIDEAPLWCAVDLRDGNQALIDPMSPARKRKMFDLLVKMGYKEIEVGFPAASQTDFDFIRQIIEEDLIPDDVTIQVLTQARDELIQRTFDSVRGAKQAIVHLYNSTSTLQRRVVFGLDREGITAIATNGARLCQKLAESMGDTYIRFEYSPESYTGTELEYAAEICNAVSDIWEPSDDRPVILNLPATVEMATPNVYADSIEWMNRNLAHRNNIILSLHPHNDRGTAVAAAELGVMAGADRVEGCLFGNGERTGNVDLVTLGMNLFSQGIDPMIDFSNIDEIRRTVEYCNQLPVHERHPWGGDLVYTAFSGSHQDAIKKGFDWMERDATAAGTPVDDFRWAVPYLPIDPKDIGRTYEAVIRVNSQSGKGGVAYVMKTEHQFDLPRRLQIEFSQVVQKITDNEGGEVSPEAMWSVFRDEYLPNPDNPWGRLALNGYQNVGEEVSFDVVLDGSPKTLRASGNGPINAFVNALGSAGIPARLLDYTEHTMSADSGAKAAAYIECAIGDDQVRWGVGVDTNIVTSSLKAVVSAVNRAYRS; via the coding sequence ATGAGCTTCAAAAACCCTCAGCGCCCCAGCGGCATGCCGATCCACCGCTACACGCCGTTCACCCCGATCGACCTGCCCGATCGCACCTGGCAGACGAAGACGATCGACGAGGCCCCGCTCTGGTGCGCGGTCGACCTGCGTGACGGCAACCAGGCGCTGATCGACCCGATGAGCCCGGCCCGCAAGCGCAAGATGTTCGACCTGCTGGTCAAGATGGGCTACAAGGAGATCGAGGTCGGTTTCCCGGCCGCGAGCCAGACCGACTTCGACTTCATCCGGCAGATCATCGAGGAAGACCTGATCCCGGACGACGTCACGATCCAGGTCCTGACGCAGGCCCGCGACGAGCTGATCCAGCGCACGTTCGACTCGGTCCGCGGCGCCAAGCAGGCCATCGTCCACCTGTACAACTCGACGTCGACGCTGCAGCGGCGGGTCGTGTTCGGCCTCGACCGCGAGGGCATCACCGCGATCGCCACCAACGGCGCCCGGCTGTGCCAGAAGCTGGCCGAGTCGATGGGCGACACGTACATCCGGTTCGAGTACTCCCCCGAGTCCTACACCGGCACCGAGCTGGAGTACGCGGCCGAGATCTGCAACGCGGTCAGCGACATCTGGGAGCCGTCCGACGACCGGCCGGTGATCCTGAACCTGCCGGCCACGGTCGAGATGGCCACCCCGAACGTCTACGCCGACTCGATCGAGTGGATGAACCGGAACCTGGCCCACCGGAACAACATCATCCTGTCGCTGCACCCGCACAACGACCGCGGCACGGCGGTGGCCGCGGCCGAGCTGGGCGTGATGGCCGGCGCCGACCGCGTCGAGGGCTGCCTGTTCGGCAACGGCGAGCGCACCGGCAACGTCGACCTGGTGACGCTGGGCATGAACCTGTTCAGCCAGGGCATCGACCCGATGATCGACTTCAGCAACATCGACGAGATCCGTCGCACGGTCGAGTACTGCAACCAGCTGCCGGTCCACGAGCGGCACCCCTGGGGCGGCGACCTCGTCTACACGGCCTTCTCCGGATCGCACCAGGACGCGATCAAGAAGGGCTTCGACTGGATGGAGCGCGACGCCACGGCGGCCGGCACCCCCGTCGACGACTTCCGCTGGGCGGTCCCGTACCTGCCGATCGACCCGAAGGACATCGGCCGCACCTACGAGGCCGTCATCCGGGTGAACTCGCAGTCGGGCAAGGGCGGGGTCGCCTACGTCATGAAGACCGAGCACCAGTTCGACCTGCCCCGCCGTCTGCAGATCGAGTTCTCGCAGGTCGTCCAGAAGATCACCGACAACGAGGGCGGCGAGGTCAGCCCCGAGGCGATGTGGTCGGTCTTCCGCGACGAGTACCTGCCGAACCCCGACAACCCTTGGGGCCGGCTGGCGTTGAACGGCTACCAGAACGTCGGCGAGGAAGTGTCTTTCGACGTCGTACTGGACGGGTCTCCGAAGACGCTGCGGGCGAGCGGCAACGGCCCGATCAACGCCTTCGTCAACGCGCTGGGCAGCGCGGGCATACCGGCCCGGCTGCTGGACTACACCGAGCACACGATGTCGGCCGACAGCGGCGCGAAGGCCGCGGCCTACATCGAGTGCGCGATCGGCGACGATCAGGTGCGCTGGGGCGTCGGCGTCGACACGAACATCGTCACGTCGTCCCTGAAGGCGGTAGTCAGCGCGGTGAATCGCGCCTACCGGTCCTGA
- a CDS encoding ABC transporter ATP-binding protein, whose amino-acid sequence MQITITSLTKTFRGGVAALDGLDLTIPTGMFGLLGANGAGKTTLMRILAGIARPTSGRVVAGGHDLGTGEGRAAVQRELGYLPQDLGVYPDLTARQFLDYIALLKGLDDRSARRRRVGELLEVVALTADADRRLRGFSGGMRQRVGIAQALLADPQLLIVDEPTAGLDPEERIRFRTLLSQFAGSRTVLLSTHIVDDIAQTCREVAVLAKGRLIFRGTTEELVQRADGRVWSVVTDGPPPTEGTVVSALPHEGGMRYRVVAPTAPPPGASPAAPALEDGYLAVMT is encoded by the coding sequence GTGCAGATCACGATCACGAGCTTGACCAAGACGTTTCGAGGCGGGGTGGCGGCCCTCGACGGCCTCGACCTGACGATCCCCACCGGGATGTTCGGGCTGCTCGGCGCGAACGGGGCCGGTAAGACCACGCTGATGCGCATCCTGGCCGGCATCGCGCGGCCGACGTCCGGCCGCGTCGTGGCCGGTGGTCACGACCTCGGCACCGGTGAGGGGCGGGCCGCCGTCCAGCGCGAGCTCGGTTATCTGCCCCAGGACCTGGGCGTGTACCCCGACCTCACGGCCCGGCAGTTCCTCGATTACATCGCGCTGCTCAAGGGCCTGGACGACCGCTCGGCCCGGCGTCGGCGCGTCGGCGAACTGCTGGAGGTCGTCGCGCTGACCGCCGATGCCGACCGCCGGCTGCGCGGGTTCTCGGGCGGGATGCGGCAGCGCGTCGGCATCGCGCAGGCGCTGCTCGCCGACCCCCAGCTGCTGATCGTCGACGAACCGACCGCGGGCCTGGACCCGGAGGAGCGGATCCGCTTCCGGACGCTGCTGTCGCAGTTCGCCGGTAGCCGGACGGTGCTGCTGAGCACACACATCGTCGACGACATCGCGCAGACCTGCCGGGAGGTCGCGGTGCTGGCCAAGGGCCGGCTGATCTTCCGGGGGACGACCGAGGAGCTGGTCCAGCGGGCCGACGGACGGGTCTGGTCGGTCGTCACCGACGGTCCGCCGCCGACCGAGGGCACGGTGGTGTCCGCGCTGCCCCACGAGGGCGGCATGCGTTACCGGGTGGTCGCCCCCACCGCGCCGCCCCCCGGGGCGAGCCCGGCCGCGCCCGCCCTGGAGGACGGCTACCTGGCCGTCATGACCTGA
- a CDS encoding ABC transporter ATP-binding protein produces MTSPESEGFGEPLVEVTDLEVHFPIKRGVLFDRTIGHVHAVDGVSLTILRGETYGLVGESGCGKTTFGRGLLRLVEPTGGKALFEGSDLRELKGEALRKARRRMQMVFQDPLSSLDPRQNVESTLSEGLKAHGLWGSDGHRTLTEILDAVGLPSSALRRYPHEFSGGQRQRIGIARALVLKPDLIVADEPVSALDVSVQAQVLNLLEDLQLQYGLTYLLIAHDLAVVRHSADRVGVMYLGGLVEEATSEALYEEPLHPYTRTLLSAVPVPDPLVEDDRQRILLAGDLPSPANPPSGCRFHTRCPWRQETRCDTERPVLREITPGHRVSCHYAEDIRDGKIQPHEVRPELVEASEALGAASVQTVTAEIAGTLPPGH; encoded by the coding sequence ATGACTTCTCCGGAATCCGAGGGGTTCGGGGAGCCGCTCGTCGAGGTCACCGACCTCGAGGTGCACTTCCCGATCAAGCGCGGGGTGCTGTTCGACCGCACGATCGGCCACGTGCACGCGGTCGACGGCGTCTCGCTGACGATCCTGCGCGGCGAGACGTACGGCCTGGTCGGCGAGTCGGGGTGCGGCAAGACGACGTTCGGCCGGGGCCTGCTCCGGCTGGTCGAGCCGACCGGCGGCAAGGCGCTGTTCGAGGGCTCCGACCTGCGCGAGCTCAAGGGCGAGGCGCTCCGGAAGGCTCGCCGCCGGATGCAGATGGTGTTCCAGGACCCGCTGTCCAGCCTGGACCCGCGCCAGAACGTCGAGTCGACGCTGTCCGAGGGCCTCAAGGCCCACGGGCTGTGGGGCTCCGACGGACACCGGACGCTGACCGAGATTCTCGACGCGGTGGGCCTGCCGAGTTCAGCGCTGCGCCGGTACCCGCACGAGTTCTCCGGCGGCCAGCGTCAGCGCATCGGCATCGCCAGGGCCCTCGTCCTCAAGCCCGACCTGATCGTCGCCGACGAGCCGGTCTCGGCGCTCGACGTGTCGGTGCAGGCCCAGGTGTTGAACCTGCTCGAGGACCTGCAGCTGCAGTACGGGCTCACGTACCTGCTGATCGCCCACGACCTGGCGGTCGTCCGGCACAGCGCCGACCGGGTCGGCGTGATGTACCTGGGCGGGCTGGTCGAGGAGGCCACGTCCGAGGCGCTGTACGAGGAGCCGCTGCACCCGTACACCCGGACGCTGCTCTCGGCCGTGCCGGTGCCGGACCCGCTGGTCGAGGACGATCGGCAGCGGATCCTGCTCGCCGGAGACCTGCCGTCGCCGGCGAACCCGCCGAGCGGCTGCCGGTTCCACACCCGGTGCCCGTGGCGGCAGGAGACTCGCTGCGACACCGAACGGCCGGTGCTGCGCGAGATCACGCCGGGCCACCGGGTGTCGTGCCACTACGCCGAGGACATCCGGGACGGCAAGATCCAGCCCCACGAGGTGCGTCCGGAGCTGGTGGAGGCGTCCGAGGCCCTCGGAGCGGCGTCCGTCCAGACCGTGACCGCGGAGATCGCCGGCACCCTCCCGCCCGGACACTGA
- a CDS encoding class II aldolase/adducin family protein, translated as MTDRGAIADVCKRMVADRLVIGTAGNVSARTGDRVAVTPTGVPYLSMEPEDVGIHALDGTPIDAPLRPTSELPLHLAIYAARADVGAVVHTHSTAATSLSCLVPQIPAVHYYLGLFGGSPRVAPYVEYGTDALAAGAVSALEGRTACLLGNHGAVTVGATLAEAYDRAVYLEWVCEVALRVLSSGVIPRLLDGVEMDDATARLATYGQAGGH; from the coding sequence GTGACGGATCGGGGCGCCATCGCTGACGTGTGCAAACGGATGGTCGCCGACCGTCTGGTGATCGGGACGGCCGGGAACGTGTCGGCGCGGACCGGCGACCGGGTCGCGGTGACGCCGACCGGCGTTCCGTACCTCTCGATGGAGCCGGAGGACGTCGGGATCCACGCGCTCGACGGGACGCCGATCGACGCGCCGCTGCGGCCGACCAGCGAGTTGCCGCTGCACCTGGCGATCTACGCGGCCCGGGCCGACGTGGGCGCGGTCGTGCACACGCACTCGACCGCGGCCACGTCGCTGTCGTGCCTGGTGCCGCAGATCCCGGCCGTGCACTACTACCTGGGGTTGTTCGGCGGGTCGCCGCGCGTGGCGCCGTACGTCGAGTACGGCACCGACGCGCTGGCCGCCGGGGCGGTGTCGGCCCTGGAGGGGCGCACCGCGTGCCTGCTCGGCAACCACGGGGCGGTGACGGTGGGGGCCACGCTTGCGGAGGCCTACGACCGCGCGGTGTACCTGGAGTGGGTGTGCGAGGTCGCGCTGCGGGTGCTGTCGTCCGGCGTGATACCCCGGCTGCTGGACGGAGTGGAAATGGACGACGCGACCGCGCGCCTGGCCACCTACGGCCAGGCGGGCGGTCACTGA